A single genomic interval of Leptospira montravelensis harbors:
- a CDS encoding sulfatase-like hydrolase/transferase, with the protein MKLNKFKYSELFLNWENIPLFYNYLFLYFFQGLHSYSLGVWFYFHGLFLNAFTIFVLVLEVYLKYKQVHRNLLNKIFRSTIWSLYVILIVYQQVYQTAVNFELFIYFFNHIELLITDLIGFLYQWKLSQWFLLLLGFYWILFTTRKKILIPLSVVILFFLSYHSEMEGLDVSNPSPLSNLQSKRVKTVLSSIPEKPNIVFVILEGVSRKQLATQTSKYIDFSVLNGSHFWIPMPHTSKSLFTWMTGQPQLNQTRIKLEEYLLEGSLPIQLEKNHNYQTIMIYTQSIYFEGMEKFFPRIFQTVLDKTILEKEYGSLYSSFSWGMDDRVILAAQRKINLKTNSPLFILIGLSQTHSPYFVSTQGSDSQWISPSVRHKVSLGEEVKVLDSIISFWKENVDRETLLIIAADHGESFGEEGAHAHNYSLYNQETDVPFLFYFLKSSQIYIPKLGSSVDFKTTILSLLNSIQNQENSMQENNFFVPNYELSLFLKTWNSEIQKSLITSDKKYIYHSDRDQLFQMDHDENNRKQVFDVHLKQKVVNQIYTGIR; encoded by the coding sequence TTGAAGTTAAATAAGTTTAAATACTCTGAGCTGTTTTTAAATTGGGAAAATATACCTTTGTTTTATAATTATTTGTTTTTATATTTTTTTCAAGGACTACATTCATATTCCTTAGGAGTTTGGTTTTATTTTCATGGACTTTTTCTTAATGCATTCACAATTTTTGTTTTAGTTTTAGAAGTTTATTTAAAATATAAACAAGTCCATAGAAATCTACTTAATAAAATATTTCGATCCACAATATGGAGTTTATATGTAATACTAATTGTTTACCAACAAGTATATCAAACGGCCGTAAATTTTGAGTTGTTTATTTATTTTTTTAATCACATTGAACTTTTGATCACTGATTTGATCGGATTTTTATATCAATGGAAGTTATCACAGTGGTTCCTTTTGTTGCTAGGATTTTATTGGATTTTATTTACGACTCGAAAAAAGATTTTAATCCCATTGTCAGTAGTGATTTTGTTTTTTCTTTCATATCATTCCGAGATGGAGGGTTTGGACGTTAGCAATCCATCGCCTTTAAGTAATTTGCAATCGAAACGAGTTAAGACGGTTTTGTCATCTATACCAGAGAAACCAAATATTGTTTTTGTTATACTAGAAGGAGTTTCTAGAAAACAATTAGCTACTCAAACATCAAAGTACATTGATTTTTCTGTATTGAATGGATCTCATTTTTGGATTCCCATGCCACATACTTCTAAAAGTTTATTCACATGGATGACTGGGCAGCCACAACTTAATCAAACTCGCATAAAATTGGAAGAGTATTTATTGGAAGGTAGTTTGCCCATACAATTAGAAAAAAATCATAATTACCAAACCATTATGATTTATACACAATCCATTTACTTTGAAGGAATGGAAAAGTTCTTTCCAAGAATTTTTCAAACTGTATTAGATAAAACTATATTAGAAAAAGAGTATGGTTCTTTGTATTCCTCATTTAGTTGGGGAATGGACGATCGTGTAATTCTTGCAGCACAAAGAAAGATTAACCTAAAAACTAACAGTCCTTTGTTTATTTTGATTGGTCTAAGCCAAACACATAGTCCATATTTTGTTTCAACGCAGGGCTCTGATTCGCAATGGATATCACCATCTGTTCGTCATAAGGTTTCATTAGGAGAGGAAGTAAAAGTATTGGATTCTATTATTTCTTTTTGGAAAGAAAATGTAGATCGAGAAACACTATTAATTATAGCAGCTGATCATGGAGAATCTTTTGGAGAAGAAGGAGCCCATGCTCACAACTATTCATTATACAATCAGGAAACAGATGTTCCTTTTTTATTTTATTTTCTTAAATCAAGTCAGATATATATTCCCAAATTAGGATCGTCTGTAGATTTTAAAACAACGATCCTTAGTTTATTAAATTCAATTCAAAATCAAGAAAACTCAATGCAAGAAAATAACTTTTTCGTACCAAATTATGAATTAAGTTTATTTTTAAAAACTTGGAATTCGGAAATTCAAAAATCTTTGATTACATCTGACAAAAAATATATTTACCATAGTGATCGTGATCAGTTGTTTCAAATGGACCACGATGAAAATAATCGAAAGCAAGTTTTTGATGTTCACTTAAAACAAAAGGTAGTCAATCAGATATATACTGGAATCCGTTAA
- a CDS encoding transglycosylase domain-containing protein: MIIKKLRIIVILLGVGILLTSAAFLLRPINFESLRNQSTVRILTEEGKLIGRGKNLSQTKQDWQKFREYPNFVSEIIKTAEDKRFNSHHGVDLLAGINSIQSYLFSKGKRGGASTITMQLVRIQNPEIRSFPFFLRKSFEIFEAIRYEIWLTKSEILEAYLNSVSIHSNLVGFPSASLALFGKHIRFLSIEETVYLAVLIRKNKPGLEELSIRYNNLIKRIPYELPTLNDPNELIVNPDFKIKSDLAEELKGENQHFLNWIRKLISIPSEEFVSSLSSELNSELHSIVNSELEGLSRWNVSNASAIVLERIPGTEEELELKAMIGSKNFFENGNGMVNGSLAYRDAGSTLKPLLYANAIEKGYYSVNSIFSDEKYSFSLGQGGNYLPRNADLRYWGDLTLAEALGNSRNIPAVTAINQIGVTTFYRFLQSAGFSHLKESPQFYGPGLALGAGGTSLLQLTRAYGTFLLNGILPKIHLGTIDKKPLYYGSNVRLFSAETAEEIKFVLKDPKLRQRAFGRRSYLDFPFPVSVKTGTSKDYRNSWTVAFNERYVVGAWVGNFSGERTMDVSGSFGAGRIVQNIFRNLMKAKPKQDYTSHFTETKSFCRLTGKIATDRCPTISLKVRKQILPPEFCNEHRKGTKSSVLGVGFVYPSAGQIYLYHPSYEKETQSIPIRIREIKTLKEPKLVWNGEKELLPSPNGDLRLPILRGKQSLVLYDGEVQKATVDFEVK, from the coding sequence TTGATAATCAAAAAATTAAGAATAATAGTTATTCTGTTAGGTGTAGGAATTCTCCTCACCTCAGCAGCCTTTTTATTAAGACCCATTAATTTTGAGTCATTGCGCAATCAATCCACGGTCCGAATCCTTACAGAAGAAGGAAAGCTAATTGGTAGAGGGAAAAATTTATCCCAAACCAAACAAGATTGGCAAAAATTTCGAGAGTATCCGAACTTTGTTTCGGAAATTATAAAGACTGCCGAAGACAAACGATTTAATTCCCATCATGGTGTTGACCTATTGGCGGGTATTAATTCTATTCAATCTTATCTTTTTTCAAAAGGCAAAAGAGGTGGTGCATCTACGATCACCATGCAATTGGTTCGGATTCAAAATCCAGAGATTCGTTCCTTTCCATTTTTTTTGAGAAAATCTTTTGAGATCTTCGAAGCGATACGATACGAAATTTGGCTTACGAAATCAGAAATTTTAGAGGCTTATCTAAATTCTGTATCCATTCATTCGAATCTTGTAGGATTCCCTTCCGCCTCGCTTGCATTATTTGGAAAACATATTCGCTTTTTGTCTATTGAAGAGACTGTATATTTAGCTGTATTAATTCGAAAAAACAAACCTGGCTTAGAAGAATTATCGATTCGATATAATAATTTAATCAAGAGAATTCCTTACGAATTACCAACGTTAAATGATCCAAACGAACTAATCGTAAATCCTGATTTCAAAATTAAATCGGATTTGGCAGAAGAATTAAAAGGCGAAAACCAACATTTTCTAAATTGGATTCGTAAGTTGATTTCTATCCCTTCAGAAGAATTTGTTTCTTCTTTGTCCTCAGAACTTAACTCAGAATTACATTCGATTGTAAATTCCGAGTTAGAAGGTCTTTCTAGATGGAACGTATCAAATGCTTCTGCAATTGTACTCGAACGAATTCCGGGAACTGAGGAAGAGTTAGAACTAAAAGCAATGATTGGTTCCAAAAATTTTTTTGAAAATGGAAATGGAATGGTTAATGGTAGTTTGGCGTATAGGGATGCTGGAAGTACACTTAAACCTTTGTTATATGCTAATGCTATTGAGAAAGGATATTATAGTGTAAATTCTATCTTTTCTGATGAAAAATATTCTTTTTCACTTGGACAGGGGGGGAACTATCTTCCAAGAAACGCAGACTTAAGGTATTGGGGAGATTTAACGCTAGCTGAGGCACTGGGTAATTCAAGAAACATTCCGGCGGTAACTGCAATTAACCAAATTGGCGTTACAACCTTTTATCGATTTTTACAATCAGCAGGATTTTCGCACTTAAAAGAATCTCCTCAGTTTTATGGGCCGGGTTTAGCTTTAGGAGCTGGGGGGACCAGTCTTTTGCAGCTAACACGAGCTTATGGAACATTTTTATTGAACGGTATTCTGCCTAAAATTCATCTTGGTACTATAGATAAAAAACCTTTATATTATGGGTCAAATGTACGTTTATTTTCTGCTGAAACTGCAGAAGAAATTAAGTTTGTTTTGAAAGACCCTAAACTACGACAGAGAGCCTTCGGCCGGAGAAGTTATTTGGACTTTCCTTTTCCAGTTTCAGTTAAAACGGGGACATCTAAAGATTATAGAAATTCATGGACGGTTGCATTTAACGAAAGATATGTGGTTGGTGCTTGGGTTGGAAATTTTTCAGGTGAACGGACAATGGATGTTTCTGGTTCGTTTGGTGCTGGACGTATTGTACAAAATATTTTTCGAAATTTAATGAAAGCTAAACCAAAACAAGATTATACTTCTCACTTCACTGAAACAAAAAGTTTTTGTCGTTTAACAGGAAAAATCGCTACGGATAGGTGTCCCACAATTTCGCTAAAAGTAAGAAAACAAATCTTACCTCCGGAGTTTTGTAATGAACATAGGAAAGGTACGAAATCATCCGTATTAGGCGTCGGGTTTGTTTATCCTTCAGCAGGCCAAATTTACTTATATCATCCTTCGTATGAAAAAGAAACACAAAGTATTCCTATACGCATTCGTGAAATCAAAACCTTAAAAGAACCTAAACTTGTTTGGAATGGTGAAAAAGAACTTTTGCCATCGCCCAATGGTGACTTACGTTTGCCGATCTTACGTGGAAAACAATCATTAGTTTTGTATGACGGCGAAGTGCAAAAGGCAACTGTCGATTTTGAAGTTAAATAA
- a CDS encoding alpha-2-macroglobulin family protein, whose amino-acid sequence MRKLVLALGFLFFLSSCNSISGIFRSIKRTFFPSSCRIEVKLDTTDLKYLEDLWDYRITVTEDTNLQELASAVQILPKPSNPSTDFSDYVSREFSLDSWSFDPGVAYEINIGKFYAENDCFLETPVSFKLPVMTHKPSFYLSRENIFESNLNKVLPISISNVPEFQIRSAELNIPTLVNAVATLGDRYYEFESQLNWKNSVWKSGQKINSFGNQGMDIDNYFGSKPNTKGWIALQLGANVIGENNKEEFKKESIFLQSTNLGITTKLEPNTLHVWVHSLSKAEPVSNTNMSLYEKGSLRGTCKTDKDGYCRLPSLSDSKSFDKSVLIAEDSVGDKAFLHFNETHIEGYSDYYTENNVKGKIYFDRKLYRPGDRVEIKAVLAERKNGVLVPYSSKSLNIQIRDSRGKDVANTNLSSTTQGGITTSYLISTDASLGHYSVSVYIPGKDGSITYDTFQVEEFRPVNFMVNVNLANAVNKDQNVKGSVEGKYMFGAPMGGAKVSYSVLKRKRFIAFDAFSNYDFSDTWFDYEDEYSGSNSDFVTGSEGVLDSRGLFNLDIPIQELTRKFVTDGEDIEIADAFNLVVESSVYDVDGKSVTKSSSIPYNPSETYVGLKCNDRYQTLDKPFQFGAMAVNLQGKSVAGAELKAYIIYNDWTSVLSKGIGKYFFRSNQLTKKVVETKKLISKAEGVSFDYRAKDPGSYTVLVLNRDKVFSRVDFYAYEKESYYTWDFRGDDSIELRSDKQEYRIGEKAKILIKSPLQNARVIVTVERDSVYYKKSFLMKGNSAPLEIPIEESYLPNVDVNVVMLSGRLPVPAGLSAEDIKEFNEHDLGAPKAKTGSVTLKVNLASRTAPVVIKTDKKEYQPREQVKLSIQSTPGAELTVSVADRGVLDLVGYSFQSPVQMFYQYWYNMIKTFELRSMIIKHYIYENKGDSPGGDYGEDSGGGFSAESESGARKDFRYTAYWNPVVVTDSNGNADLTFILPDNLTTFRVMVASSANGKFGASNAEFTVKKNLVLQKTVARFIRVGDSLELGGSITNNTKKKGKFKYKIDSELLSENKGWSSIELAAGQTKEVLRTFQISESQYIKLKLDHPRDEIQLSYQISVEPENISDFVELKKSDLSDSLVVYVPIKEFDPVTAVQFSGYTDSEFKTLITVPKKDSILLNKGSLDIRMSGTALTALKSAFDFYESNPYFCMEQRTSAYLLSLSAGELLNEFQYKAPSKDSYDFTQIEKLFLDEMSEFQASDGSFKVWKGSGRTGYPYLTAYVVSVMQIAKEKGKRSNSPAYQSAIQYLQSYVKNPTETSINSYQTLSLIYSVLSKDKKEVRSLEKTLIDHFEELNLKSRGIFLISYADTHKLESYDSDSVFKKLFSEFTKYISYEKELFTLKPLNDNAEEKFYYSYYNSSTVLGNYLRLLLRVDSKNPRIVDLVKSIMMNRQNHFWSDSHSVGTIALALAEYRNRFESTSIDTEGQAVFGEKTLINESFSPSSDSIYKEEITFDRLFDSKDPSGRPLLFKRTSSEGRLYFQSRLMYVPVKDTTTQKFNGLEIRKILYRIDGRDSNGNPILKEVTNLQRGSTYLVKVKILSNTDHAFVMIVDPIPSNTEIVNTSFLTEKKSDAEETEVTENYYGGFKEYRDDRVIFSEDRLSKGETEFNYILRPVAKGNSILPASKTFLMYLPQFYGNTSTIRVKVD is encoded by the coding sequence ATGCGTAAGTTAGTATTGGCCTTAGGGTTTCTATTTTTTTTAAGTTCTTGCAATTCTATTAGTGGAATTTTCAGGTCAATCAAACGTACATTTTTTCCGAGTAGTTGCCGAATCGAAGTCAAACTGGACACTACAGATCTCAAATATTTAGAAGACCTTTGGGATTATCGCATTACCGTCACCGAAGATACCAACTTACAAGAGTTAGCATCAGCTGTTCAAATTTTACCAAAACCATCTAATCCCAGTACGGATTTTTCCGATTACGTAAGTCGTGAGTTCTCACTAGACTCTTGGAGTTTTGATCCTGGTGTCGCGTATGAAATCAATATTGGAAAATTTTATGCTGAGAATGACTGTTTCTTAGAGACACCCGTTAGCTTTAAACTTCCTGTAATGACACATAAACCTTCGTTTTATTTATCTCGTGAGAATATATTTGAATCTAATTTAAACAAAGTACTTCCTATTTCAATTTCGAATGTTCCTGAATTTCAAATTCGTTCTGCTGAATTAAATATACCTACACTTGTGAATGCCGTAGCAACATTAGGGGACCGGTATTATGAATTTGAAAGTCAATTGAATTGGAAAAACTCGGTATGGAAATCGGGACAAAAAATAAACTCTTTCGGCAATCAGGGAATGGATATTGATAATTACTTTGGATCAAAACCCAATACAAAAGGATGGATTGCTTTACAGTTAGGTGCAAATGTTATAGGGGAAAATAACAAAGAAGAGTTCAAAAAAGAATCCATTTTTTTACAGTCCACAAACTTAGGAATTACAACAAAACTAGAACCAAATACTCTTCATGTTTGGGTACATAGTTTATCTAAAGCAGAACCAGTAAGTAATACAAATATGAGTTTGTATGAAAAGGGAAGTTTGCGTGGGACATGTAAAACAGACAAAGATGGATACTGTAGACTTCCATCTTTGAGTGATAGTAAATCATTCGATAAATCAGTGTTAATTGCTGAAGATTCCGTTGGAGATAAAGCATTTCTACATTTTAATGAAACCCATATTGAAGGTTATAGCGATTATTATACAGAAAACAATGTAAAAGGAAAGATTTACTTTGATAGAAAGTTATATAGACCAGGTGATCGTGTAGAAATTAAAGCAGTTCTTGCGGAAAGGAAAAATGGAGTTTTGGTGCCTTATTCTTCAAAATCTCTAAACATACAAATTAGAGATTCACGTGGAAAGGATGTGGCCAATACCAATCTCAGTTCCACCACACAAGGAGGTATTACCACAAGTTATCTCATCTCAACGGATGCTTCGCTCGGACATTATTCTGTTTCAGTTTATATTCCGGGTAAAGACGGTTCTATCACATATGATACCTTCCAGGTGGAGGAATTTCGGCCAGTGAACTTTATGGTAAATGTAAATTTGGCTAATGCGGTAAACAAAGATCAAAACGTTAAAGGTTCTGTTGAAGGCAAATATATGTTTGGTGCTCCAATGGGAGGAGCTAAGGTAAGTTATTCGGTATTGAAACGAAAAAGATTTATAGCATTTGATGCATTTTCTAATTATGATTTTTCTGATACTTGGTTTGATTACGAAGACGAATATTCAGGTAGTAATTCTGATTTTGTAACTGGTTCTGAAGGTGTTTTGGATAGCCGAGGTCTTTTTAACTTGGACATTCCTATACAAGAGTTAACTCGCAAATTTGTAACCGATGGTGAGGACATTGAAATTGCAGATGCTTTTAATTTAGTAGTGGAATCGTCAGTGTATGATGTGGATGGAAAGTCGGTTACAAAATCTTCAAGTATACCCTATAATCCTTCTGAAACCTATGTTGGATTAAAATGTAATGATAGATATCAAACCTTAGACAAACCATTTCAGTTTGGAGCTATGGCTGTTAATTTACAAGGCAAATCCGTCGCGGGTGCTGAGCTAAAGGCATATATCATATATAACGATTGGACTTCTGTTTTATCGAAAGGTATTGGTAAATACTTTTTTAGAAGTAATCAACTAACGAAAAAGGTGGTTGAAACAAAAAAACTAATTTCTAAAGCAGAAGGAGTTTCTTTCGATTATCGTGCGAAAGATCCAGGGAGTTATACAGTTTTAGTTTTAAATCGCGATAAAGTTTTTTCACGTGTAGATTTTTATGCGTATGAAAAAGAATCTTATTACACTTGGGACTTTCGTGGAGATGATTCCATTGAGTTACGTTCTGATAAACAAGAATATAGAATTGGAGAAAAGGCAAAAATTTTAATTAAATCACCTTTGCAGAATGCCCGTGTGATCGTAACAGTAGAAAGAGATTCTGTTTATTATAAAAAATCATTTTTGATGAAAGGAAACAGTGCTCCATTAGAAATTCCTATTGAAGAATCCTATTTACCCAATGTTGACGTTAACGTAGTGATGTTGTCTGGAAGATTGCCTGTTCCAGCAGGGCTTTCTGCAGAAGATATAAAAGAATTCAACGAACATGACTTAGGTGCTCCTAAAGCAAAGACTGGTTCCGTTACTTTAAAGGTAAACTTAGCATCCAGAACTGCTCCTGTCGTAATAAAAACTGACAAAAAAGAATATCAACCAAGAGAACAAGTGAAGTTATCTATCCAATCAACTCCTGGTGCAGAACTTACCGTGTCGGTAGCAGATCGGGGAGTTTTAGATTTGGTTGGTTATTCCTTTCAAAGCCCAGTACAAATGTTTTATCAATATTGGTATAATATGATAAAAACTTTTGAACTTCGCAGTATGATCATAAAACATTATATATACGAAAACAAAGGAGATAGTCCTGGTGGAGATTATGGTGAAGATTCGGGAGGTGGATTTTCAGCGGAATCAGAATCGGGAGCAAGAAAAGACTTTAGATACACAGCTTATTGGAATCCTGTGGTAGTTACCGATAGCAACGGAAATGCAGATTTAACTTTTATATTACCTGATAATCTAACAACATTTCGAGTCATGGTTGCATCTTCAGCGAACGGAAAATTTGGTGCTTCCAACGCAGAGTTTACCGTTAAAAAGAATTTAGTTTTACAAAAAACAGTGGCGCGTTTCATTCGTGTTGGTGATAGTTTAGAGTTAGGTGGTAGTATCACTAATAATACTAAGAAAAAAGGAAAGTTTAAATACAAAATTGATTCTGAGTTATTATCAGAGAACAAAGGTTGGTCTTCGATTGAATTAGCGGCTGGCCAAACCAAAGAAGTCCTTCGCACTTTTCAAATTTCAGAATCACAGTATATTAAACTTAAATTGGATCATCCTAGGGATGAGATTCAATTGTCTTATCAAATTTCCGTCGAACCAGAGAATATTTCAGACTTTGTTGAATTGAAAAAATCAGACCTTTCTGATTCTTTAGTTGTATATGTTCCCATCAAAGAATTTGATCCAGTAACGGCTGTTCAGTTTTCTGGTTACACTGATTCTGAATTTAAAACTTTAATCACAGTTCCTAAAAAGGATTCCATTTTACTTAACAAAGGTTCACTGGATATTCGGATGTCGGGAACTGCTCTGACTGCATTAAAATCTGCTTTTGATTTTTATGAATCTAATCCTTATTTCTGCATGGAACAAAGAACCTCTGCTTACCTACTTTCTTTGAGTGCAGGTGAGTTATTAAATGAATTTCAATATAAGGCCCCCTCAAAAGATTCTTATGATTTTACACAAATAGAAAAATTGTTTTTAGATGAGATGTCCGAATTCCAAGCATCAGATGGTAGTTTTAAAGTTTGGAAAGGCTCTGGGCGTACAGGTTATCCTTATTTGACTGCGTATGTTGTTTCTGTAATGCAGATTGCAAAAGAGAAAGGTAAAAGATCAAATTCACCAGCATACCAATCTGCGATTCAATATTTACAAAGTTATGTAAAGAATCCGACAGAAACATCAATCAACTCTTATCAAACTCTTAGTTTGATTTATTCTGTTCTTTCGAAAGACAAAAAAGAGGTACGTTCATTAGAAAAAACTCTTATTGATCACTTTGAAGAATTGAATTTAAAGTCGCGTGGTATTTTTCTTATCTCATATGCAGACACACATAAACTTGAATCTTACGATTCAGATTCTGTGTTTAAAAAGTTATTTTCTGAATTCACAAAGTACATATCATATGAAAAGGAGCTTTTCACATTAAAACCTTTAAATGATAATGCGGAAGAAAAATTCTATTATTCCTATTATAACTCTTCAACAGTACTCGGGAATTATTTACGTTTGTTGTTAAGAGTGGATTCAAAAAATCCTCGGATCGTGGATTTAGTAAAATCCATTATGATGAATCGGCAAAATCATTTTTGGTCTGACAGTCACAGCGTTGGAACCATAGCTCTTGCCTTAGCAGAATATCGAAATCGTTTTGAATCAACATCAATAGACACAGAAGGACAGGCTGTTTTTGGGGAAAAAACTTTAATTAATGAATCGTTTTCTCCTTCATCAGATTCTATCTATAAAGAAGAAATTACATTTGATCGATTGTTCGATTCCAAAGATCCTTCTGGAAGACCTTTGTTATTTAAACGCACAAGTTCTGAAGGAAGACTTTATTTTCAATCTCGGTTAATGTATGTGCCGGTTAAAGATACCACCACACAGAAGTTTAATGGTTTGGAAATTCGTAAAATATTGTATCGAATTGATGGAAGAGATTCCAATGGTAATCCTATTTTAAAAGAAGTGACTAATCTCCAAAGAGGATCTACTTATCTGGTGAAAGTAAAAATATTGAGTAACACGGATCATGCCTTTGTTATGATTGTTGATCCTATTCCGAGTAATACGGAAATTGTGAACACTTCCTTTTTGACAGAAAAAAAATCTGATGCAGAGGAAACAGAAGTTACTGAAAATTATTATGGTGGATTTAAAGAATATAGAGATGATCGTGTCATTTTTTCTGAAGATAGGCTTTCCAAAGGGGAAACAGAGTTTAATTATATACTTAGACCTGTCGCAAAAGGAAATTCAATTTTGCCAGCCTCAAAAACATTTTTGATGTATCTTCCACAGTTTTATGGCAATACAAGTACGATTCGAGTGAAAGTGGATTGA